A window of Bacillus toyonensis BCT-7112 genomic DNA:
CCTCCTCAAGTCGTACAACTTTATCTATTGGAAAACCAGCGAAGGATAATGTTATATATTATACGCATACGGATAACAAACGAAAGATAGATGATATACAAACTATGTTTCAAAGTAAGAAATGGAAAAGAAATGAAATGTTTAGTACTGTTGGTAAAATACCAGATGTTGTCTTGTCTATAGATGAAAACGATACAGGGTTACCGACAGTATATGTTACAGTGTACTTTCATGAAAATGGAGCGGACGCGATAAACTTGTATGGAGAGCATACAAGTTTAAATAAAGAAGAACTTGAAAAGCTTAGAGAAAAGATAGGTGCATATTATCCTAAAATGATTTCTGTCCTCGTTTAATAATTTGCTGGTAAGTGAAATCACTATATTTTTCCAAAGTTATTCAATAGGAAGTACGCCGTGTATATGCAGTTAATAGGATATTACTTGCCACTTTAATTTTCTTTTAATATAATTAATTTAGAATTTTTAAATATTCTAAATTTTATAAAGGTGGGGTTTGTGTGAATCTCGTTCAATCTTTGGCTGAAACGGCAAAACAGAAGGGGGATAAACCGGCTTATGTTTTTATGGATCAGTCGGTCTCGTATGACCAATTAAACAAAATGGTCACAAGGTTTTCTAGCAATTTAGCAGAAATGGGCATTGGAAAAGGGGACAATGTCGCATTAGTTGTTGGGAATTCACCACATTTTTTAGTCGGTTTATACGGAACAATGAAAGCTGGGGCAACTGTTATACCAGTTAATCCAATTTATACAGCAGACGAAATGCATTATATTTTACAAAATGGAGATGTAAAAACAATCATCGTACTCGACGTCCTTCTACCTGTTATACAATCTCTTACAACAAGACTTCCTTCACTAGAGAACATCATCATATGCGAAACCTCATCAGATTTTAATCATATAGAAACCGAAAAAATGAAAACGTTTACTAGTTTTATAGGAACTGGAGATGCGACTTACGAAGGTCCGGAACTAGATGAAGAAGATGTAGCGGTTATCCTCTACACTTCAGGCACAACTGGAAAACCAAAAGGTGCTATGTTAACAAATAAAAATTTATATAGTAACGCAAGCGATGTGGCGTCGTATTTACAATATACGGCCGATGATCGCGTCGTTGCGGCACTGCCTATGTTCCATGTATTCTGTTTAACAGTTGCGGTAAATGCACCGATTGTGAACGGGGCAACGATTTTAATGTTACCGAAATTTAGTCCGAAAGAAGTGTTCCGTATTTGTCGTACGTATGAACCAACGATTTTTGCTGGCGTACCGACGATGTACAATTATTTATATTTATTTGAAGAAGCAAGCGCAGAAGATGTGAAGACGCTTCGCCTTTGTATTTCAGGTGGTGCGTCAATGCCTGTTGCTCTTCTGCAAAACTTTGAAAAACGTTTTGACGTAATTGTTTCAGAAGGATACGGTTTATCAGAAGCATCACCAGTTACTTGTTTCAATCCGTTAGATCGCCCGCGTAAACCAGGGTCAATCGGCACAAATATTTGGCATGTAGAAAATAAAATTGTGAATGAACTTGGGGAAGACGTACCAGTCGGCGCAGTCGGTGAATTAATTGTTCGTGGACCTAATGTTATGAAGGGTTACTATAATGCACCAGAAGATACAGCTGCGACATTAAAAGATGGCTGGCTATATACAGGAGACTTAGCGAAAATGGATGAAGAAGGTTACTTCTATATCGTTGATCGTAAAAAAGATATCGTCCTAGTTGGTGGTTATAACGTCTACCCTCGTGAAGTAGAGGAGGTACTATATACGCACGAATCAGTAGCTGAAGTTGTCGTAATTGGTGTACCAGACGAAAACTTAGGAGAAGCAGTGCGTGCTTTCGTCGTTCTGAAACAAACGAACGTAACAGAAGAAGAGCTGATGCATTATTGCACGTTACATTTAGCAAAATATAAAGTGCCAATGAGCATAGAGTTTTTAACAGAATTGCCGAAGAATACGACGGGTAAGTTGTTAAGAAGAGCTTTGAGAGAAAAAGCGATGCAAGTGTAAGAATGGGGGGCAACCAGCTTTATGAAGTTGGTTGCCTCTATTTTTTTGCATTGGTTAAGCTATGACACCATATATTTAAACCGTAATATGACTAGTAGGGAGGAGATATACATGGAGCAGAAGGAATTACGTTTGCGGCGAGTGCAATATCTTATTTGTGACATTATGGATGAAATGAACGCTGAAAATGAGAAGAAAAACTTAGAAACACTGCAGAAAGTAATTGACCAGCTTTCAGGAGCAATTGGTGATTTAGTAGATCCATCTGGTACGTATTCAATTGATTATTTGGAGAGGAAAGTTCATACAGCGCACTATTTATTATTTAAAAATGATCGTAAAGCATATTTGTGTAATAAATAAACATTCATCATTTGATGGGGTGTTTATTATTTTTGATATTTATTGATAATTGTTATCAATAAAAGGATGAGTACAATGGGTTTAAGACGATAAATTAATCTGCTTATAATTGTACTTATAAATAATAAAGCTCGAAATAAAAGCCTTGCTACACGTTTGTAGTAAGGCTCTTTACAGTTGTTTTGTTCTTAATGAATGAAAGCACCTGCCACTTTTTAGTTGGAAAAGTTACTCATTAGAAGTGTTATTAATCGCTTGAATAGCAAGTTCCAAAGATTTAATCCTTCTTTCTAAAAGAGTTCTTTGAGGACTACCAACCTTTGACTTAACGTAAATTTTTTCAATTGATGGTAGCAAACCGGTAAGAACATTGCGAGCTTCTGCTAA
This region includes:
- a CDS encoding fatty acid--CoA ligase family protein produces the protein MNLVQSLAETAKQKGDKPAYVFMDQSVSYDQLNKMVTRFSSNLAEMGIGKGDNVALVVGNSPHFLVGLYGTMKAGATVIPVNPIYTADEMHYILQNGDVKTIIVLDVLLPVIQSLTTRLPSLENIIICETSSDFNHIETEKMKTFTSFIGTGDATYEGPELDEEDVAVILYTSGTTGKPKGAMLTNKNLYSNASDVASYLQYTADDRVVAALPMFHVFCLTVAVNAPIVNGATILMLPKFSPKEVFRICRTYEPTIFAGVPTMYNYLYLFEEASAEDVKTLRLCISGGASMPVALLQNFEKRFDVIVSEGYGLSEASPVTCFNPLDRPRKPGSIGTNIWHVENKIVNELGEDVPVGAVGELIVRGPNVMKGYYNAPEDTAATLKDGWLYTGDLAKMDEEGYFYIVDRKKDIVLVGGYNVYPREVEEVLYTHESVAEVVVIGVPDENLGEAVRAFVVLKQTNVTEEELMHYCTLHLAKYKVPMSIEFLTELPKNTTGKLLRRALREKAMQV